One Drosophila virilis strain 15010-1051.87 chromosome 5, Dvir_AGI_RSII-ME, whole genome shotgun sequence DNA window includes the following coding sequences:
- the sax gene encoding activin receptor type-1 isoform X3, translated as MAMESNLFLVFLLSFFLYKNAKAEISGLLLDEQQDMDMELPPSINGKEFPAIPQNSLLTHPRRHVKSKRRMKRRLKCFACEPPCLDPNEHAHTCQNAIQCWKSRTRDAVGQEQVSRGCTTSQDQLPLICNPIGLNKLSGPAKRNTAKFINVVCCASDFCNDGEFPELPPFVSGDVATVITADSSNISKMAAAILGPFLVITLMGAVAVCFMRRSHRKRLAATRVKQDPESYLVNDELLRATSAGDSTLREYLQHSVTSGSGSGLPLLVQRTLAKQVTLIECIGRGKYGEVWRGHWHGESIAVKIFFSRDEESWKRETEIYSTVLLRHENILGFIGSDMTSRNSCTQLWLMTHYYPQGSLFDHLNRNALSHNDMIWICLSIANGLVHLHTEIFGTEGKPAMAHRDLKSKNILVTANGTCVIADFGLAVTHSHVTGQLDLGHNPKVGTKRYMAPEVLDESIDMECFEALRRTDIYAFGLVLWEVCRRTISCGIAEEYKVPFYDVVPMDPSFEDMRKVVCIDNYRPSIPNRWSSDSLLAGMSKLMKECWHQNPNVRLPALRIKKTIHKLASVDEKIRLDFDEVCV; from the exons ATGGCAATGGagtcaaatttatttttggttttcctgttgtcattttttttatataaaaatgcaaaag CGGAAATCAGTGGACTTTTGCTAGATGAGCAACAGGATATGGACATGGAGCTACCGCCGAGCATTAATGGAAAGGAATTTCCAGCAATACCGCAAAACTCCTTACTAACGCATCCCAG AAGACATGTTAAGAGTAAGCGACGCATGAAAAGAAG ATTAAAATGTTTTGCGTGCGAACCACCCTGTCTCGATCCCAATGAGCATGCACATACGTGCCAGAACGCTATACAG TGCTGGAAATCTCGCACACGCGATGCCGTTGGCCAGGAGCAAGTGTCTCGCGGCTGCACCACGTCGCAGGATCAATTGCCACTGATTTGCAATCCGATTGGTTTAAATAAGCTCAGCGGACCCGCAAAACGCAACACGGCAAAATTCATAAATGTCGTTTGCTGTGCCAGCGATTTTTGCAATGACGGTGAATTTCCCGAGCTGCCACCGTTTGTCAGCGGCGATGTGGCAACGGTGATCACAGCCGATAGCAGCAATATAAGCAAAATGGCCGCCGCCATTTTGGGCCCATTTCTGGTCATCACGCTGATGGGCGCAGTGGCCGTTTGCTTTATGCGGCGCAGCCATCGTAAGCGTCTGGCGGCAACCCGAGTTAAACAGGATCCCGAATCATATTTGGTTAACGATGAATTGTTGCGCGCCACCAGCGCTGGGGATAGTACTCTACGCGAATACCTGCAACATTCGGTTACTTCCGGTTCGGGAAGCGGCTTGCCGCTGTTGGTACAACGGACGCTGGCCAAACAGGTGACGCTCATTGAATGTATTGGCCGTGGCAAGTACGGTGAGGTGTGGCGTGGTCACTGGCACGGCGAGAGCATTGCCGTCAAAATATTCTTCAGTCGTGACGAGGAGTCGTGGAAACGTGAAACTGAAATCTACAG CACCGTGCTGCTGCGCCATGAGAACATACTTGGCTTTATTGGCTCCGACATGACCTCACGGAACTCGTGCACCCAGCTCTGGCTAATGACGCACTACTATCCACAGGGCTCGCTCTTTGATCATCTGAATCGGAATGCACTCAGCCATAATGATATGATTTGGATCTGTTTGTCAATTGCCAATGGATTGGTCCATCTACACACTGAAATCTTTGGCACTGAGGGCAAGCCCGCCATGGCACATCGGGATTTGAAGTCGAAGAACATATTGGTCACCGCAAATGGTACCTGTGTCATAGCTGATTTTGGTTTGGCGGTTACACACTCGCATGTGACGGGACAACTGGATTTGGGCCACAATCCCAAAGTGGGCACCAAGCGTTATATGGCACCCGAGGTCTTGGATGAGAG CATTGACATGGAGTGCTTTGAGGCACTGCGACGCACTGATATCTACGCTTTTGGACTGGTGCTGTGGGAGGTTTGCCGGCGCACCATTTCGTGCGGCATTGCCGAGGAGTACAAGGTGCCCTTCTATGATGTGGTCCCCATGGATCCCAGCTTTGAGGATATGCGCAAAGTCGTCTGCATTGACAACTATCGACCATCCATACCCAATCGCTGGAGCTCAGATTCG CTACTGGCCGGCATGTCCAAGCTAATGAAGGAGTGCTGGCATCAGAATCCGAATGTGCGTTTGCCAGCGTTGCGCATTAAAAAGACTATACATAAATTAGCTTCCGTTGACGAGAAGATACGTTTAGACTTTGATGAAGTTTGCGTTTAG
- the sax gene encoding activin receptor type-1 isoform X4 yields the protein MAMESNLFLVFLLSFFLYKNAKAEISGLLLDEQQDMDMELPPSINGKEFPAIPQNSLLTHPRLKCFACEPPCLDPNEHAHTCQNAIQCWKSRTRDAVGQEQVSRGCTTSQDQLPLICNPIGLNKLSGPAKRNTAKFINVVCCASDFCNDGEFPELPPFVSGDVATVITADSSNISKMAAAILGPFLVITLMGAVAVCFMRRSHRKRLAATRVKQDPESYLVNDELLRATSAGDSTLREYLQHSVTSGSGSGLPLLVQRTLAKQVTLIECIGRGKYGEVWRGHWHGESIAVKIFFSRDEESWKRETEIYSTVLLRHENILGFIGSDMTSRNSCTQLWLMTHYYPQGSLFDHLNRNALSHNDMIWICLSIANGLVHLHTEIFGTEGKPAMAHRDLKSKNILVTANGTCVIADFGLAVTHSHVTGQLDLGHNPKVGTKRYMAPEVLDESIDMECFEALRRTDIYAFGLVLWEVCRRTISCGIAEEYKVPFYDVVPMDPSFEDMRKVVCIDNYRPSIPNRWSSDSLLAGMSKLMKECWHQNPNVRLPALRIKKTIHKLASVDEKIRLDFDEVCV from the exons ATGGCAATGGagtcaaatttatttttggttttcctgttgtcattttttttatataaaaatgcaaaag CGGAAATCAGTGGACTTTTGCTAGATGAGCAACAGGATATGGACATGGAGCTACCGCCGAGCATTAATGGAAAGGAATTTCCAGCAATACCGCAAAACTCCTTACTAACGCATCCCAG ATTAAAATGTTTTGCGTGCGAACCACCCTGTCTCGATCCCAATGAGCATGCACATACGTGCCAGAACGCTATACAG TGCTGGAAATCTCGCACACGCGATGCCGTTGGCCAGGAGCAAGTGTCTCGCGGCTGCACCACGTCGCAGGATCAATTGCCACTGATTTGCAATCCGATTGGTTTAAATAAGCTCAGCGGACCCGCAAAACGCAACACGGCAAAATTCATAAATGTCGTTTGCTGTGCCAGCGATTTTTGCAATGACGGTGAATTTCCCGAGCTGCCACCGTTTGTCAGCGGCGATGTGGCAACGGTGATCACAGCCGATAGCAGCAATATAAGCAAAATGGCCGCCGCCATTTTGGGCCCATTTCTGGTCATCACGCTGATGGGCGCAGTGGCCGTTTGCTTTATGCGGCGCAGCCATCGTAAGCGTCTGGCGGCAACCCGAGTTAAACAGGATCCCGAATCATATTTGGTTAACGATGAATTGTTGCGCGCCACCAGCGCTGGGGATAGTACTCTACGCGAATACCTGCAACATTCGGTTACTTCCGGTTCGGGAAGCGGCTTGCCGCTGTTGGTACAACGGACGCTGGCCAAACAGGTGACGCTCATTGAATGTATTGGCCGTGGCAAGTACGGTGAGGTGTGGCGTGGTCACTGGCACGGCGAGAGCATTGCCGTCAAAATATTCTTCAGTCGTGACGAGGAGTCGTGGAAACGTGAAACTGAAATCTACAG CACCGTGCTGCTGCGCCATGAGAACATACTTGGCTTTATTGGCTCCGACATGACCTCACGGAACTCGTGCACCCAGCTCTGGCTAATGACGCACTACTATCCACAGGGCTCGCTCTTTGATCATCTGAATCGGAATGCACTCAGCCATAATGATATGATTTGGATCTGTTTGTCAATTGCCAATGGATTGGTCCATCTACACACTGAAATCTTTGGCACTGAGGGCAAGCCCGCCATGGCACATCGGGATTTGAAGTCGAAGAACATATTGGTCACCGCAAATGGTACCTGTGTCATAGCTGATTTTGGTTTGGCGGTTACACACTCGCATGTGACGGGACAACTGGATTTGGGCCACAATCCCAAAGTGGGCACCAAGCGTTATATGGCACCCGAGGTCTTGGATGAGAG CATTGACATGGAGTGCTTTGAGGCACTGCGACGCACTGATATCTACGCTTTTGGACTGGTGCTGTGGGAGGTTTGCCGGCGCACCATTTCGTGCGGCATTGCCGAGGAGTACAAGGTGCCCTTCTATGATGTGGTCCCCATGGATCCCAGCTTTGAGGATATGCGCAAAGTCGTCTGCATTGACAACTATCGACCATCCATACCCAATCGCTGGAGCTCAGATTCG CTACTGGCCGGCATGTCCAAGCTAATGAAGGAGTGCTGGCATCAGAATCCGAATGTGCGTTTGCCAGCGTTGCGCATTAAAAAGACTATACATAAATTAGCTTCCGTTGACGAGAAGATACGTTTAGACTTTGATGAAGTTTGCGTTTAG
- the sax gene encoding activin receptor type-1 isoform X1 → MAMESNLFLVFLLSFFLYKNAKGVLNYVSKCNTVCVHQKRLHLNITEISGLLLDEQQDMDMELPPSINGKEFPAIPQNSLLTHPRRHVKSKRRMKRRLKCFACEPPCLDPNEHAHTCQNAIQCWKSRTRDAVGQEQVSRGCTTSQDQLPLICNPIGLNKLSGPAKRNTAKFINVVCCASDFCNDGEFPELPPFVSGDVATVITADSSNISKMAAAILGPFLVITLMGAVAVCFMRRSHRKRLAATRVKQDPESYLVNDELLRATSAGDSTLREYLQHSVTSGSGSGLPLLVQRTLAKQVTLIECIGRGKYGEVWRGHWHGESIAVKIFFSRDEESWKRETEIYSTVLLRHENILGFIGSDMTSRNSCTQLWLMTHYYPQGSLFDHLNRNALSHNDMIWICLSIANGLVHLHTEIFGTEGKPAMAHRDLKSKNILVTANGTCVIADFGLAVTHSHVTGQLDLGHNPKVGTKRYMAPEVLDESIDMECFEALRRTDIYAFGLVLWEVCRRTISCGIAEEYKVPFYDVVPMDPSFEDMRKVVCIDNYRPSIPNRWSSDSLLAGMSKLMKECWHQNPNVRLPALRIKKTIHKLASVDEKIRLDFDEVCV, encoded by the exons ATGGCAATGGagtcaaatttatttttggttttcctgttgtcattttttttatataaaaatgcaaaaggtGTGTTAAATTATGTTTCCAAGTGTAATACAGTGTGTGTGCATCAGAAGCGGCTGCATTTAAACATAA CGGAAATCAGTGGACTTTTGCTAGATGAGCAACAGGATATGGACATGGAGCTACCGCCGAGCATTAATGGAAAGGAATTTCCAGCAATACCGCAAAACTCCTTACTAACGCATCCCAG AAGACATGTTAAGAGTAAGCGACGCATGAAAAGAAG ATTAAAATGTTTTGCGTGCGAACCACCCTGTCTCGATCCCAATGAGCATGCACATACGTGCCAGAACGCTATACAG TGCTGGAAATCTCGCACACGCGATGCCGTTGGCCAGGAGCAAGTGTCTCGCGGCTGCACCACGTCGCAGGATCAATTGCCACTGATTTGCAATCCGATTGGTTTAAATAAGCTCAGCGGACCCGCAAAACGCAACACGGCAAAATTCATAAATGTCGTTTGCTGTGCCAGCGATTTTTGCAATGACGGTGAATTTCCCGAGCTGCCACCGTTTGTCAGCGGCGATGTGGCAACGGTGATCACAGCCGATAGCAGCAATATAAGCAAAATGGCCGCCGCCATTTTGGGCCCATTTCTGGTCATCACGCTGATGGGCGCAGTGGCCGTTTGCTTTATGCGGCGCAGCCATCGTAAGCGTCTGGCGGCAACCCGAGTTAAACAGGATCCCGAATCATATTTGGTTAACGATGAATTGTTGCGCGCCACCAGCGCTGGGGATAGTACTCTACGCGAATACCTGCAACATTCGGTTACTTCCGGTTCGGGAAGCGGCTTGCCGCTGTTGGTACAACGGACGCTGGCCAAACAGGTGACGCTCATTGAATGTATTGGCCGTGGCAAGTACGGTGAGGTGTGGCGTGGTCACTGGCACGGCGAGAGCATTGCCGTCAAAATATTCTTCAGTCGTGACGAGGAGTCGTGGAAACGTGAAACTGAAATCTACAG CACCGTGCTGCTGCGCCATGAGAACATACTTGGCTTTATTGGCTCCGACATGACCTCACGGAACTCGTGCACCCAGCTCTGGCTAATGACGCACTACTATCCACAGGGCTCGCTCTTTGATCATCTGAATCGGAATGCACTCAGCCATAATGATATGATTTGGATCTGTTTGTCAATTGCCAATGGATTGGTCCATCTACACACTGAAATCTTTGGCACTGAGGGCAAGCCCGCCATGGCACATCGGGATTTGAAGTCGAAGAACATATTGGTCACCGCAAATGGTACCTGTGTCATAGCTGATTTTGGTTTGGCGGTTACACACTCGCATGTGACGGGACAACTGGATTTGGGCCACAATCCCAAAGTGGGCACCAAGCGTTATATGGCACCCGAGGTCTTGGATGAGAG CATTGACATGGAGTGCTTTGAGGCACTGCGACGCACTGATATCTACGCTTTTGGACTGGTGCTGTGGGAGGTTTGCCGGCGCACCATTTCGTGCGGCATTGCCGAGGAGTACAAGGTGCCCTTCTATGATGTGGTCCCCATGGATCCCAGCTTTGAGGATATGCGCAAAGTCGTCTGCATTGACAACTATCGACCATCCATACCCAATCGCTGGAGCTCAGATTCG CTACTGGCCGGCATGTCCAAGCTAATGAAGGAGTGCTGGCATCAGAATCCGAATGTGCGTTTGCCAGCGTTGCGCATTAAAAAGACTATACATAAATTAGCTTCCGTTGACGAGAAGATACGTTTAGACTTTGATGAAGTTTGCGTTTAG
- the sax gene encoding activin receptor type-1 isoform X2: MAMESNLFLVFLLSFFLYKNAKGVLNYVSKCNTVCVHQKRLHLNITEISGLLLDEQQDMDMELPPSINGKEFPAIPQNSLLTHPRLKCFACEPPCLDPNEHAHTCQNAIQCWKSRTRDAVGQEQVSRGCTTSQDQLPLICNPIGLNKLSGPAKRNTAKFINVVCCASDFCNDGEFPELPPFVSGDVATVITADSSNISKMAAAILGPFLVITLMGAVAVCFMRRSHRKRLAATRVKQDPESYLVNDELLRATSAGDSTLREYLQHSVTSGSGSGLPLLVQRTLAKQVTLIECIGRGKYGEVWRGHWHGESIAVKIFFSRDEESWKRETEIYSTVLLRHENILGFIGSDMTSRNSCTQLWLMTHYYPQGSLFDHLNRNALSHNDMIWICLSIANGLVHLHTEIFGTEGKPAMAHRDLKSKNILVTANGTCVIADFGLAVTHSHVTGQLDLGHNPKVGTKRYMAPEVLDESIDMECFEALRRTDIYAFGLVLWEVCRRTISCGIAEEYKVPFYDVVPMDPSFEDMRKVVCIDNYRPSIPNRWSSDSLLAGMSKLMKECWHQNPNVRLPALRIKKTIHKLASVDEKIRLDFDEVCV; encoded by the exons ATGGCAATGGagtcaaatttatttttggttttcctgttgtcattttttttatataaaaatgcaaaaggtGTGTTAAATTATGTTTCCAAGTGTAATACAGTGTGTGTGCATCAGAAGCGGCTGCATTTAAACATAA CGGAAATCAGTGGACTTTTGCTAGATGAGCAACAGGATATGGACATGGAGCTACCGCCGAGCATTAATGGAAAGGAATTTCCAGCAATACCGCAAAACTCCTTACTAACGCATCCCAG ATTAAAATGTTTTGCGTGCGAACCACCCTGTCTCGATCCCAATGAGCATGCACATACGTGCCAGAACGCTATACAG TGCTGGAAATCTCGCACACGCGATGCCGTTGGCCAGGAGCAAGTGTCTCGCGGCTGCACCACGTCGCAGGATCAATTGCCACTGATTTGCAATCCGATTGGTTTAAATAAGCTCAGCGGACCCGCAAAACGCAACACGGCAAAATTCATAAATGTCGTTTGCTGTGCCAGCGATTTTTGCAATGACGGTGAATTTCCCGAGCTGCCACCGTTTGTCAGCGGCGATGTGGCAACGGTGATCACAGCCGATAGCAGCAATATAAGCAAAATGGCCGCCGCCATTTTGGGCCCATTTCTGGTCATCACGCTGATGGGCGCAGTGGCCGTTTGCTTTATGCGGCGCAGCCATCGTAAGCGTCTGGCGGCAACCCGAGTTAAACAGGATCCCGAATCATATTTGGTTAACGATGAATTGTTGCGCGCCACCAGCGCTGGGGATAGTACTCTACGCGAATACCTGCAACATTCGGTTACTTCCGGTTCGGGAAGCGGCTTGCCGCTGTTGGTACAACGGACGCTGGCCAAACAGGTGACGCTCATTGAATGTATTGGCCGTGGCAAGTACGGTGAGGTGTGGCGTGGTCACTGGCACGGCGAGAGCATTGCCGTCAAAATATTCTTCAGTCGTGACGAGGAGTCGTGGAAACGTGAAACTGAAATCTACAG CACCGTGCTGCTGCGCCATGAGAACATACTTGGCTTTATTGGCTCCGACATGACCTCACGGAACTCGTGCACCCAGCTCTGGCTAATGACGCACTACTATCCACAGGGCTCGCTCTTTGATCATCTGAATCGGAATGCACTCAGCCATAATGATATGATTTGGATCTGTTTGTCAATTGCCAATGGATTGGTCCATCTACACACTGAAATCTTTGGCACTGAGGGCAAGCCCGCCATGGCACATCGGGATTTGAAGTCGAAGAACATATTGGTCACCGCAAATGGTACCTGTGTCATAGCTGATTTTGGTTTGGCGGTTACACACTCGCATGTGACGGGACAACTGGATTTGGGCCACAATCCCAAAGTGGGCACCAAGCGTTATATGGCACCCGAGGTCTTGGATGAGAG CATTGACATGGAGTGCTTTGAGGCACTGCGACGCACTGATATCTACGCTTTTGGACTGGTGCTGTGGGAGGTTTGCCGGCGCACCATTTCGTGCGGCATTGCCGAGGAGTACAAGGTGCCCTTCTATGATGTGGTCCCCATGGATCCCAGCTTTGAGGATATGCGCAAAGTCGTCTGCATTGACAACTATCGACCATCCATACCCAATCGCTGGAGCTCAGATTCG CTACTGGCCGGCATGTCCAAGCTAATGAAGGAGTGCTGGCATCAGAATCCGAATGTGCGTTTGCCAGCGTTGCGCATTAAAAAGACTATACATAAATTAGCTTCCGTTGACGAGAAGATACGTTTAGACTTTGATGAAGTTTGCGTTTAG
- the Nop17l gene encoding protein kintoun: MSASTRNKHSKIHGNEKLDITTDEFDRIRQALSNEEFRKLFFDYVDEIQDPENRKLYEKEITQLEKERGVDVTFIHPQPGFVVKTSIDGELKCFINIASSTVVERPNNEVSVNSQTGQKGLSWSIPMAQTPPRDDLDANNKQCKVFDVVFHPDALHLGKRNAQFRQCLIDTALDGVEREYKVNLDRANLKFPKLDYKGLARPTVLRKLSKDATAEELEPHPLEHMYPKKPAANADQPKVLPMKTKVTPAPTFAVPKYSIKHSHDVDLAEYTDELDAKLQVTMPRALVVEIELPLLSSTADCQLDVTEKSVYLLSERQGAKYRLKLDLPYTVNDKAGNARFDTEHRRLCITLPVVRSTAREQRNLHDTVRVLTREDSGVELNSNGESPVEDEAEAEVEADAIVELQSHDQRDVSDAFPPTAVVSPRSFLKDNLHYKLPASFDCNILDNVIAFVLHVPNVQPDSVQTLQQARSLHLQFASMGSGYYPTHYAFLVQLPDGLEPQLQIDHIDVDAADENVVLRLYMNENCMLLPSYLAGPDSTDLKEYPVFGHFNNNNNNEKEYEGCSLASEKSLYINMDHNDLEHALEVSIMPQESTDPLDSIELLQQQQQQLQQLQQQKKLNKKQRKRNKKQRSLSESACEELKAAQEELQLQHEKQQQQQQLPSTPKDASPERLQNVSQPVDTLKLPQRKQRSYSECNESSSCVQRGILKRFSRYGPRPSISDSCSSIDDCSSTYSCSMDAPGMGFSQSFGGIPEERSGEGDVGLSESCKKTVRFNDHIMKQVFRLDSSILGQRKKNQKRRDCKLRAQQRRLSEGDSADYEEVEHGNGQQPPAHKTAANAQYFKQPNNNNGHDQDKNKKLSMHDSGLDLTNNNNHNNEEETKRNEADAKNAMMFEMDDDDEDEDEDM, from the exons ATGTCCGCTTCCACACGCAATAAACACTCAAAGATCCATGGCAATGAAAAGTTGGACATAACCACGGATGAGTTTGACCGCATACGTCAGGCTTTAAGCAACGAAGAGTTTCGCAAATTGTTCTTCGATTACGTTGACGAAATTCAAGATCCGGAGAATCGTAAGCTCTACGAGAAGGAGATAACGCAGCTGGAAAAGGAGCGCGGCGTCGATGTTACCTTTATTCATCCGCAGCCGGGCTTTGTGGTTAAAACGTCCATTGATGGTGAACTAAAGTGTTTCATTAATATTGCCAGCTCCACGGTTGTGGAGCGGCCCAATAATGAGGTTTCGGTCAATTCGCAAACTGGGCAGAAGGGTCTCAGCTGGTCCATACCGATGGCCCAGACACCGCCTCGCGATGATCTCGATGCCAATAACAAGCAATGCAAAGTTTTTGATGTCGTCTTCCATCCGGATGCACTGCATCTGGGCAAGCGCAATGCGCAGTTCCGTCAATGCCTTATAGATACCGCACTGGATGGTGTCGAGCGCGAGTATAAGGTCAATTTGGATCGGGCCAATCTCAAGTTTCCCAAGCTCGACTATAAGGGTCTTGCGCGTCCTACCGTGCTGCGCAAATTATCCAAGGATGCCACAGCCGAGGAACTCGAACCGCATCCCCTCGAGCACATGTACCCAAAGAAGCCGGCTGCAAACGCCGACCAGCCCAAGGTGCTGCCCATGAAGACAAAAGTGACGCCTGCTCCAACGTTTGCCGTGCCCAAGTACAGCATCAAGCACAGCCACGATGTGGACCTGGCCGAGTACACAGACGAACTGGATGCCAAACTGCAGGTGACTATGCCACGTGCTCTGGTCGTTGAAATCGAATTGCCGCTGCTCAGCTCTACGGCTGACTGTCAGCTGGATGTCACCGAGAAGTCCGTTTATCTGCTCAGCGAGCGTCAAGGAGCCAAATATCGACTGAAGCTGGATCTGCCGTACACGGTGAACGATAAAGCCGGCAATGCACGCTTCGATACCGAGCACAGACGTCTGTGCATAACGCTGCCCGTGGTGCGTTCCACGGCACGTGAACAGCGCAATTTGCACGACACCGTGCGCGTGCTCACGCGCGAGGACAGCGGCGTGGAGCTCAACTCCAATGGTGAATCGCCCGTTGAAGATGAAGCTGAAGCGGAAGTTGAAGCCGATGCCATTGTTGAGCTGCAGTCGCACGATCAACGCGATGTTTCCGATGCAT TCCCGCCCACTGCCGTTGTTTCGCCCCGTTCGTTTCTGAAGGACAACCTGCACTATAAGCTGCCCGCCTCGTTTGATTGCAACATACTGGACAATGTGATTGCCTTTGTGCTGCACGTGCCCAATGTGCAACCGGATTCTGTGCAGACACTGCAGCAGGCACGCAGCCTGCATTTGCAATTCGCCTCCATGGGCAGTGGCTACTATCCCACCCACTATGCGTTCCTAGTGCAGCTGCCCGATGGGCTTGAGCCGCAGCTGCAGATCGATCATATCGACGTGGATGCCGCCGATGAGAATGTGGTCTTGAGACTGTATATGAATGAGAACTGCATGCTGCTGCCTAGCTATCTGGCTGGACCCGATAGCACTGATCTCAAGGAATATCCAGTTTTTGGCCactttaacaacaacaacaataatgagAAAGAGTATGAAGGCTGCAGCTTGGCTTCAGAGAAGTCACTGTATATTAACATGGATCACAATGATCTGGAGCATGCATTGGAGGTGAGCATCATGCCACAAGAGAGCACTGATCCTCTAGATAGTATAgagctgctgcaacagcaacaacaacaactgcaacagctgcagcagcagaagaagctaAACAAGAAGCAGCGCAAGCGCAACAAGAAGCAACGTTCGCTCTCTGAGTCTGCCTGTGAGGAGCTCAAGGCGGCACaggaggagctgcagctgcagcacgagaagcaacagcagcagcagcagctgccgtcgACACCCAAAGATGCTTCGCCGGAGCGCTTGCAGAACGTGTCTCAACCGGTGGACACGCTAAAGCTGCCGCAGCGCAAGCAGCGCAGCTACTCGGAATGCAAtgagagcagcagctgtgtgCAGCGTGGCATATTGAAGCGCTTCAGTCGCTATGGACCACGCCCCTCCATATCCGATAGTTGCTCCTCAATTGATGATTGCTCCTCAACATATTCGTGCTCAATGGATGCACCTGGTATGGGTTTCTCACAATCATTTGGTGGCATACCCGAGGAGCGTAGCGGAGAGGGAGATGTAGGTCTATCGGAGAGCTGCAAGAAGACTGTTAGATTTAATGATCACATCATGAAGCAAGTGTTCAG GCTCGACTCGAGCATACTGGGCCAGCGAAAGAAGAATCAAAAGCGACGCGATTGCAAATTGCGCGCCCAACAGCGTCGCCTCAGCGAGGGCGACTCGGCGGACTACGAGGAGGTGGAGCATGGCAATGGCCAGCAGCCGCCCGCCCACAAG ACCGCTGCCAATGCACAGTATTTCAAGCAGCCGAACAATAATAATGGTCACGACCAGGACAAGAACAAGAAGCTGTCGATGCACGATAGCGGTCTGGACttgaccaacaacaacaatcacaacaacgaAGAGGAAACTAAACGCAATGAGGCTGATGCCAAGAATGCCATGATGTTTGAAATggatgacgatgacgaggatgaggatgaggatATGTAA